The window AAATTCTCCAGCTTGCTTAATTATGTCAGAATACGTTATATTTGCAACCAATTATTGACCATGTTGGTTTGCGCATCTTAGTTATACAGAGGTGAAGTGTTCTCAATATGATTCTATCACCTTTATGTAATCGTCTAAGATCAATAAAAACTTTCtttatcttgaaaaaaaatatttcaccatgGGAGCAAATTAAGTACAAAAGTATATAGCAATTTCAAATTTCAGGTCTCAAAGAACGCTATCCTAGAGTTTGTATGCTAGGTGAACCCCACAAAAACAGGGGAATATTGTAGGTGATGGACAGTTGGTGGTCTCCGGCCCTTACATTGTCGAGTTCATGAGACCTAACATAACAAAGGCAGATGGTCACGAAGAATCAATACCTGTGGAAATGCAATGTATGTTTATACGAAACTTGTTAAAACTTTTCTGTGATGTTGTATACCATCGATCTTTATTCTGTTCCTGTCTTAGCTTTGCTGGAGCGTGGTACAAGGCGCATGTTGGTTCACTCTTTTGCTGCTGAATCCTGAATGCACGTGTACTGCATAACAAACCAACAAAATGGAAATGTTTATAACTCAATTGATGTTATACTGTATTAATTTTCAGCCTTGGCTGACTACCACATATTGATCATGTTCTCATGTATAATATGGAATTTGTAAAACCTGATTCTATAGAATTTTAATTTCTTACACAGTTATAGCTACATATCTTATTTCAAAAGATTTGCCCTATGCTATGCAATTCTTGTACTTACTGTTAATACGATCTACACTGCCATAGCCCATAATATGGATGTATCACAATCAACAGTTGCTGTAATACAATAGTACTTGTTTTCTCCTGATTAACATTACAAGTAATTTTTAAGTCCTTCAGATCCTAGCACAGATGTCTCTTTTGGTACCTGATTAGGGTTGGTGATTGTGCTTATTAAATCAATTACTCTGGCCATGATTTCTGTCGAGCTATGGTCGTTGGTTGTCTACATATAGGCAAACACATGTCGCATTTTCAGATCAACCTCACGTACCATATGGCTGATGGTCACCAGTGAAAGGAAGCATTTAAATGTGGTTTAACAGTGACCCATGTATGTACTACTCCCACCAtcctaaaatgtttgacgccgttgacttttttaaaaatgtttgaccgttcgtcttattcaaaacaattaagtaattattaattcttttcatatcatttgatttattattaaatatgctattatgtatacatatagttttacacatttcataaaagtttttgaataagacgaacggtcaaacatgtttagaaaagtcaacagcgtcaaatatttggggaaggagggagtatatcacagGTCAGTTTTCTCAACCATTGGTTTTCAGGTATATTGGGAACGCATGATGCGTGTCTTGGATGGATTTATTGTGCTTGCCGCCCATGAGAAAAGAGGAAGATATTGACAGATGAGTTGTGCTAAAAGTacgaaaaaaaaagggtggCACATTTTATATCACCAAGCAATATAATTTCTTAATTAGGCTCACTAATATGTCTAGTTAAGTATGACAGAATTAAATTGACATGAGCACTAAACAATTTTACCATACTTGATTTATAAATATATGAGCACTCGCATTTATCGAATACTACCTTAATTGTCAGAGTTTGTTTGGAACACATGAATTTCCTGTAGAGAATAATTCAAGACCTGCATAGatctgtcaaaaaaaatcttaaggTTCTAATCAGTGCCTTTAATTAAACTGTTTAATTGGAGCATGTATAATACTGTTTAATTGGCACATACATGATGATTACAACTTTGAAGCGTTGGGTTCCGGTTGTAATATATACAGCGTTAGGATTTACCTTTTCTTTCTGCTTGATGACAACACTTGCAAGTGACATGCAAATGTGCAATAAACTTTCCTCTATTCTTTTCATGACGATCGTGACACAGAAACAGAGAGAGCCGTCCACATTGGATCGATCACACCAAGATATGTTTTCCTAATTTGCCCTAGTGCTTTTAGAAAGTTCACGAGCCATTTTgtcaaaagaaagaaatattCAGGTAAAATAAAAAACGAAATGCTTTAATAGAAAGAGAAAAACTGGCTTTAATAATCATGTTGCAAACTAACTCTTTTCTTGTTGCTTCATCGCTTAAAATTTCGCAAATTAAGGGTGTGTACGTGTGTGCATCTGATGATCTGAATAACAAACAAACAAGTTTATGCAGGTAACCGTATGCATGAGCAATATCCATCGTATCATCCCAAGAGAAGCAAGCAAAGATAGCAGAGCTAAAAATTCCATGAACatgcaacaaaacaaaatttCAGCGAAACTGCCGAAAAGCAAGTTTGTATGTTTATTATATATAGGTGTACACGGACAATCTACCATAACAAACATCCAAATGCTCAACAGACAAAGCTACAGTACTCCTTCCTTGTACATCAATCACATTTGATCACCAACACTCAACTACTACAAATCatataaattagttttttttaaaaaaaatcataaaataaaaCTATACATTACAAAGTTTTGGTGGAGACCGCTGGATTATACTCTTACGGTCTTACCTCATAAAGAGACAACGATCAACCGATCATATCTAATCTATGCAAAATTTAAGAATTTTCGGATGCACTTAAAGAAGGACAAGTCCTTGATTCTCATAAGATAAATAATCGATATTGTGGAATATTCTCCACTAAATATCAAGAAATAAAAACCTCCACAGAAAGAGCTCCCACATGTGCAACACCACTAAATAATTTAATCCCTAACAAACCCAAATTCCCAGCTCCCACTCACCCATTTGCTCCTTTAAAATGTTgccaccaccttctccttccctcctctctctctctctctcttctctcttctctctctccataAACCTCACCATTGGTGTTCTTTTAATCGGTGAGAAAGCAAGTGCTCCAAGAattgcaaaggggagaggagagatgaGAGAGTGAAGAACAACTACATAACTAaagcatctctctctctctcctctctctctctctagaacACAAGAACAATTTAGCGATTACTAGCTAGTGTTCATCAAAACTGAACTTGGACAAGAAATTTACCTAAAGTTAGTATTCCACGATGAGCTTTCTTGAGCAGGCAACCGAGCGGAAGGCACCACCGCCGGCGAGGCTCGGCTCCATCACCAAGCTGACGGCGGCATCGTCGTCCTTCGCCAACCTCTTCTCCACCTTCCTCGGGCCAGTGAGCTCCCCCGAGCCGAGGCCGAGGCGCAGCTtcgacggcggcgccaccggcgtCGGGCTTGGCATCGTCGCGGCCATGAGCCACGCCTGCCTGACGACCGAGGCCGAGCCGATCgccatcggcgcggcggctcggcgccgcGCGAGAGAGGAGGCCGAGCTCTCTGAGAGCTACACTTGCGTCATCACgcacgtcgccggcgtcgaTGGCGCCAGCGGCAGCGTGAGGAAGCGGGTGTACTTTGGGttcggcgacggtggcggcggctggcttGTGGAAGCCGACGaggagccggcgccggcggctgacTTCTTGAGCCGGTGCTTCCTGTGTGACAAGAGGCTTGATGGGCTCGACATCTACATGTACAGGTAAATAAAATTTCATGCatcataaaaaatatcaaaattttgatgaaaatagTACTATATTGTTTTGACAATATTATACTTATTGGCACCCAAGGTCTACTTTATGGACTATTCTATATATTGCTTAAAATTTTCAGGAGCTTAAACATTCATTTTGGAAttctaattatatttttgtATTTATTGGTAACGTGAACCTGCCATTAACTGCGAAGCACACAGCACCTTAGTATAGGtgggaaaaaaattcaaaaatagtTATAAGAAGTTCATTATCTTTCCAGAAAGCAATTGGAAATGCCAAATATCATACATGATACATTTTACCTTCTAAGTTTTacctagtatttttttttatttctagctTTTTGGTTGAAGAGGATGTTACGGTTTTGTCTTCCTAAAAGATTAATAGAGTATGTAGTTTGTAGCTTTTTAATTATAGTGAAGTTGCTTTGTTTATGGAAGACAGCTAACCTGCAATACATGTAAAAAGTATATAGTATATAAGTCTCTAGTCAATCAGAAATAACTAGTGGACATACACCAGATCAATATACAATGTTATATAACATGGATCCATCATAACCGTGCttatgttttcttctttttcctgtGATTAGCATGATAATCTCTAGCCTAAAGAGTGAAAGTGAAGACTTTTCCCTGTTGCTTCAATAAATAACAGATCATATTTTATTCTCCCTTTTAACTCAATTCAAAACATATTCAATGTAGAATGGGATCATCACTAAAACAACAAGTTCACCAATCACATTTTTAGATGTCACACATTGCTTTGCAATATTACTAGTACTCGTTAAACATTGGAATTGTCAAAAGTGAGAAAAAGTAGAGCAACCACTTACGTCATTGTGCATGTCTCAAACCTGTAGGGGGGAGAAAGCCTTCTGCAGCTCCGAGTGCAGGTGCCACCAGATGCTAATGGACGACCATGCAGACAACTGTGGATCTGAAGCCCTCAAGGCCAACGACTACTCGGCCTCGCCGCACTCTGCGCCATTGCCCTTCTCCCTCAGCGTCGCAGCTGCCTAGTCGATCGAATAATCGACTGCATGATGTAGCACCGTCAGGCTGCTCTTCAATTCTGTAGCAGCAAAGAAATATATAGAGAGAGGTCAAAGAGATCATTTAATTAAGCGGATGAAACATATAAAGAGTAATCACTAGAATGCTTCTTAACTGTGGcttgaataaaaaaaaatggagaggaTTCTCACACTAAAGAAACAGATTAAACAGATGAAGAAAGTTTTGAGATTATATGCTCACCGCAAGACACTGGAAACTTCGTGCTTGCAATATTATGTACGAGCAGAAGTAATTAGTAAAGGAATTTGATGTTATGTTCTCTTCTGAAATTTCAGTAAGAGAGAGTGTATTACATATCAGGTGCATAATTGGCTCAGGTAAAAGTTTTATGGTCTAGACGACAGATTTGTTCTAATGAATAACCGAATTTCAGTATTTCAACTTCCAGTTCTAATTAAGCACTGGTAAATAACACCAGAATCTGATTTCTAGAGGCAAATTTTGAGTTGCAGAtgagatccatctaagttacaGATTGTCACAAAAAAACATTGCCTCATCTATCCCAACCACAATTTGCCTCTAGAAAATTGTCATTCTTGCATCTATGTGGACCATATGGTCCATGCATGTGCAGGCACATTATTTTCATATCTCGTAGAGTGTACTAGGTGCCTAGGTAAGATCAACTTGCAACTTTGACCATTCTTGCTCACGTACACTATGGCAGTATCACAGATGTTGATGCATCAGGAAAACACCAGGTCATAAAACCTGAATCTTAGTGACATCACTTGGGAGTTGGGACCATCCATTACACAGCAGTATTGGTATGAGCATGCAAGAAAGCTTACCATTTATCAAACAAACAAGATAATAAGTCTGCAGTTGTTCTTACTAATGTATTGCCCTattttgctactccctccgtccaatttTATAGaacgtttttttttaatttggtgtAGTCTTCAAATTaaactttaaccattaatttCTCTTACAATATATTTTCAATGGCCACAAAACCAATATCGTGTAAAAACACTCTCAAATACGAATTtattaatataaattttatagaCTAAACAGGAATAAAATTTGACTAATTGTTGGCCAAAACTTGAAGACTTTGGGGTTCTTTTTTCAACTACGCCCAATGCTTATACAAACTGAAGAGGGGTAGAATTTTTTGTACTTCTTTTGACAGAAATAACAGTTTTTAATCCCTGGTTGTAAGTCATCAGGTGTACACAAAAAGGTAGCAACAGTGCGGTACTAAAAATGTCCGGGAGGCACGTGCCAATGTAGGCTGCTTTCATACTGACCTGGCACAGAATTTGCTCCCAGGAATAGTTTCTTGGTGGAATACGAGAAGCTTGGATGTGATCTTGCCATCTGTGGAATTAGATTCTATGGCCATTCACTCCATATCAAGACCACGTTGAGCACCATTTGATTCACTCGATCAGCAGCAAACAGTAGCCTGGAATGGACCGAAGAGGAGAGTCTGGCACAATCTGCCTTCTCTGCATCTTGAGCATCACAATTCACATCAGAGAGGAAATTATCTAAAGACGTACTTGTGGTCATCATCAATTCTGAAGGCAATAGAATTATCAGGCAGACTAGCAAATGCTTCAACAACAGCTTGTATGGTTACCACCTATACATGAAAACGAGAACATGATATGTTAATCTTCTTAGTCACACACTGTAAAATAAAGGAAATGAGCTACCAGGACGCATTAACTCGCCTCTCAGGTGGGCATAGTATAGGAAACAAGCTATTTTATCTTTCACATTTCTGTGATGCTGATACAATAAGGGGGCAGCAAGGAACATCTACACCTGTTCCTGTCTACCATTGTTCTTCAGTTGCAAGGAACATCAGTTGTCACCCAGTAGCAATAGCTACCTGTCTAAAATTTGAAGGCGTACAAAACTAAAACACTAATAAAGGAAGATGAGCCTCTTAATAGGAACAATGCATTCAAACAATTCAAGTTCACTAATACACCGAGTCTTTCTAGCTACTCATCCATGAACAAACCTTGATGATACAGAATGATGGTTTGAATATTTTACTTTTTTGCATGCACATCCCCCTAACAGTAACTTTGTTCAGAAAATATTCATTGTCGAGCTAAGAAACAGATTTACAACACAAATATTTTGTGGAATAATTCACTGTATTTTGAACAACAGGCCTATCAA of the Oryza sativa Japonica Group chromosome 2, ASM3414082v1 genome contains:
- the LOC4328466 gene encoding FCS-Like Zinc finger 13, whose amino-acid sequence is MSFLEQATERKAPPPARLGSITKLTAASSSFANLFSTFLGPVSSPEPRPRRSFDGGATGVGLGIVAAMSHACLTTEAEPIAIGAAARRRAREEAELSESYTCVITHVAGVDGASGSVRKRVYFGFGDGGGGWLVEADEEPAPAADFLSRCFLCDKRLDGLDIYMYRGEKAFCSSECRCHQMLMDDHADNCGSEALKANDYSASPHSAPLPFSLSVAAA